Sequence from the Phragmites australis chromosome 11, lpPhrAust1.1, whole genome shotgun sequence genome:
TGCCAAGACTTAGGATCAAGGCTTAGTCCTCCTTAGTCCTCTCGTTCTCATCAATGGGAGTGGTGGCGGTGATGTCCATCACACGCTTCACGTGGAGGTGGGCACATGATGACGATTCCTTCCTCTCCCATATATCTTCTCTCCCACAGGCTCTTCTCAAGGATACAGAAACAACATCAATCAAGAGCACCCTTTGTTCCCTCTGTTATCTGCTGGTTCTACAACAAATCGGTGATGAGCTTGCCAGTGTTCGGCAAGGTTTTTTTGCACGGTTCAGGGGAGAAGGAAGGTTGCTTCACCAAGTCTTGGAGGTGCAATCTTGAGAAGTTGTATCCTAGGCTTGACTTTGCATCACGGTGTGCTACATCGTGAGGAAGGGGCATGTATCTCCATCTTCCTAGCCACCGAGACTGTGGCACAAGCGACGGCAGACAGTGGCGACAATGTCGTGCCTTGCCCTGCCTTTTGAACTACTTTGAATGTTTGTTCCTACGTGAGTAGTAATCAGGGCAAATTTCTTAGTTTGTTTGGTGCATGTGCTGTACTCACGTTGATGATTgtctggttttttattttgcttTTTAGTTTGTTTGGGAAAATTAGCTTAGATAATTGTCTAATTTAATCTGCGTGATCACACTGTACCTTGGCATTGTGGAGATAAGAAAACTAGCATCAAACATTGTGTGTCAAGCAGGCTAAATTTCTAGGCTCTTGTTGGCTAATACCTGATAGTACAAATTGATGAAAGTCAACCTGATCATTATACTAGTTGTTTCAGTTTTATTTCTCCTTTTTGCTGGTTCAATTATGTGCAACATTGACATAGGAGCTATGTTCTGTAATAAGCTTATCATCTTTATGTTTATGTTAATTTTTTATGTACTAGATTGTTTACTCATTATTATACTAAATGGAATGTGTTTGAAATACTAGCTCATGTTGATATCACATTATTTACAACACAAAGTCCAATGATAAACATGGATACTGGATAAAGTTTGGATAGTTCAATTAGGCTTGAAAACGGAGCAGATATTTTCCGCTCCGTATTCGGAAAAACGGATACAGATGGCCTTTTTCGGATATGGATACGGATATTTTTGGATtggatacggatacggatatttCTTTTCTGGAAAAGGATACAGAAACGGAAACCTTTTTGAGCCACATACGGAAACAGAAAGATTCAGAACTAAGAGATAATAAAATtcaaatgattatattttttaagcTATAAGTCTTATTTAAATCTGACTGTACCattattatctttataattaaATCTACAAAATAAGATCCCACTTGGCTATATTTGatagaaatttttttatatgacaagTGGATCTCACATGTCATACTCGCAATTGCATCAAATTTTGGTATAGTTGTAATCCAAATTTATGCATAATTTAAACAGTCTTTATCCAGATCCGTATTTATATTCGATTCGTATTCACaccatatttattttctatagtaTCTGTATTCATTTCTGTATTCAAAATTTTCATATTCATTTTCGttcaattaaaaataaaaataaagatatgaAATGACTATTATCCATCCGTATATCTGTTTTCACCCCTAAATCCCATGTACACGTACCTCCCTCGTTCTATCTCCTCAACCTCCCTCTCCAGTACTCCCGTTGACAGGGGCCAGGGAGCCGGAGAGCACCGGGGAATCCTCATTCTCTCTGCTTTCTCACCTTctcctatctctctctcccatcaCGTTGCTTGGTGGGAGCAGGACAGCCGTACTTGTGGAGCCGCACAGGCGAGCCGCATCAAGGTGACTTTTGTGAAAAAGAGTTAGGTTCTATTTGTTTGAGTTTCtgtttttaagttttttaaaaaattgtgtttttagttcgtctgaaaagctatttttgaaaggctattgatttttataataaatttttagtctCTCaccacatagcttctcagaaaaacatatctcagcgagcttctcagctttaatttattttcttcagaAGCAAGTTTCTGACTTCTCCAAAaaccacttctccagaaccccgTTTGTTCTGATTTCTGACTTCtaccagtagcagaagcagaaccaGAAGCAGGAAACAAATATAGCCTAAATCTCCAATTGGATTTGGACTTCAGGCTGTTGAACGTGGATGGATGCGAACTTACATCGATTATTTTAAGTTGGACGAGGAGTGGACTGGATCAAATTTATTTGGATATAAATTTTGCTTAACTTTGGATTTGGATGCACCTAAAAAAAACCTTTGGATTTGGATGTTCATCCATTACCACCTATACCTAAGATACATCTGGTACAGACATTATTGGATACGATCTCTTTACCAATATTGTATCTGATAGCTGGAGTCAGTCCTGCTCGTGCTGATGCGCGTAGTTCAACTGTTGCTCTACAGATAATTGAAGTTCTTACCGattaaggtcctgtttgttttctgcttctgctattggcagaagccagaacaaacggggtTCTGGAGAAATAGTTTATGGAGAAGTCAGAAacctgcttctgaggaaaataaactaaaactgagaagctcgctgagatatgcttttctgagaagctatatgctgagaaataaaaaatttgttgtagaagccaacatcttattttcaaaagcagcttttcagacaaactAAAAGTATAACatttcagaaaagctcaaaagcaaaaactcaaacaaacaaaccctaaaaTTACATATTTGATTCTTTAGACACGAGTATCTCATTGTCGTATATGTCTAGAACTGTATATATAGCACTGCTTTGCCCATATATTTGAATCAGTGGATTTGATTCCTATCTGCAAATCTAACGCTAAATCAGAGGGAAGGATCGTTTGGTTTGCCAAGGTTCGGCATTCGTGTTTGGATCTTCCCACATCACCAGTGGAACGAAAAAATGCTGTGAATTAAGCAATCTTCATTATAAATCCCGAGCAAAACGATTttgacaaaaataaaaatggcTGGTACCTTTGGCAATACTTTTGAATGAAATTTAACTGGAATTCCAAATGTTATAAAACTTCTTTCGATTAAGGGAGCAACTTTGTTTCTTTGATTATGGGGGCTCATGTTCTCCATTGTTAGCTCGGGTAGATCCTTATCCTTCTCTGTACTCTTTTCGCTACTAAGGGATAGAGCCGGAGAAAATGGGGGGAGTTGCCTCCATTAGATTACCAATCATTATATTTAGATGAGGTTCCATGGTCTAGCGGTTAGGACATTGGACTCTAATGAATCCGGTAACCCGACTTCAAGTCTCGGTGGAACCTGTTTTGCTCggtttttaatattttctgcGACTCGGATAGGTGAACAGCCGTTTTTGGAGGAAGGCTTCAATTTTTCCTTGAACTCGAAACTTTCGCGAGCTGGCCGTGTTTAAGAATTTTAAATTAAAGTTACAGCAGTTTTGACAAAGGCTAAATACCTTTTCCCGTTCTTTTCTTTAAATCTTCAATCCCCGGTCTGAACAAATACAAGCTTACCATCTTTGGGACAAAGGAGTTTTAATGAAAGATGAAGAATTCAATGGAataattttcacaaaactaAACTAAAGGTTTTTAAATCGTCACGAATATGTTTCTATTTACAAAGTTGGCCTAACCCTGCTAGGCTGTCGAATCTAGAAAGCGCTTCTATTAACTTTACTAAAATATTTCTGTTTCAGTCACGTAAAACGTTAAGAGACTAATAGAAGGTCAACTGCTGTGCTCCACAAGTATAACACGTCAGGGACCGTTGCATACATCAGCAAGTGTAACACTACGATTCTCTGGCGATGAGCTAGTCGATGTACGTATTcagaaaatatttgtacaatCTTGCGCTTGAAATGTACCTCAATGCCAATAACACTATAAGCGAAATTCAAATTAGAGGGCATCGAAGTATGGAATGCATTTCTGCCATGGAATTTAGTTCCTAGACAATAAAACGCCCCAAGGAGCATATTCTTTTAATTTCAGGCAAATAAACACCCCAAAAATATCCCTCGCCATGCATTATTTTTCTCCACAGAAAAACAGTAAAAGGGCCGCTGCCATATGCATAATCACAAAGTTCAGGTCAAAGCTGAAGGCACTAGCACAAATCTACAACATGTACAACACAAAAAATTGCCCATCGCAACAGATAGAAaagacaaaagaaaaggagaaaacatGATATGTAAATAGTTGTACATCGATGAGTTAACTGTCATCTGACACTAGAGATTGCACTGGCATAAATTAGCTGATCATGCTGTGCTGCCACCTTCGAGCAGCACATATACGAGGATAGCAGCCAACAAGAAGACTATAAATGCCACGGCAATAGACTTCTGGTTGAGCAGACGTGGCTCTATGGCCCGAACTGTCTCAAGACTGTCCTCTGAAGTTGAGTCATCCTCTGCTGGAATGTGCGTCTTACCTTCATCATTGTTGAGCTGATCTGCTTGTTTCTCCGCCTAGATACCACAAGGACAAGAGTTATATTCTTGTCATGCACCAAGAGGTTTAAACAACTACGGAGTCTAACCAAATGCAGAGATCAACAAAGCAAGAAGTATTTAGTTCTTAGGGATCCAAGATGTAAATGTGTCAACAGGTCACAGCTACACTTACACCTCACAATGCAAATACACTCTTTCCTATTATTAGACTTTCGCGTTTAGACAACCAGATGGATGGAACAACTATTATACATACCATTGTTCTTAAGGCGGTAAGGTGAGGCGTGGCGACCCACCCCCTTATCACCTAGGCGCTCAAGGCGAGGCAAGGCAATGCCATACACAGAACCATAGATGCAGCAAAGTATTTTCTAGACAAAAAATAGAAATGTAAAGGAGAAAAGAAGATATATGGGCCAGCTTAAGGCATAGCCCACTCAACCAAGTCAGCCAACTCATCCCAACCCACCCCCAACAGGCAACTAAACCTAGCTGCACCCTTTCTCTCTTTATCCTCCTCACCACATCCCTTCCCCAGCCGCCAccatctctcttcctcttcttcctcccgtcCCATTATACCTCATCGCTGCCCCAGCCATCTCTATCTCCCGGGTATCCACCTCCACACCATGATCTGGACTAGGATATGGCTGTTGGAGAGGGACGGATGGCGCTGGAATCAGGATGGAGAGGGGCAGGCAACACGAAAATCGAGCTGGAGAGGTGTGGGCAATGGTGGAATTGAGTGGAGAAGGGTGGGCGATGGCGAGCATCAGTAAAACCAAGTCATGCACATAAGGCAGAGGTGACGCCTTGCCCTGCATCTCACTTGGACGCCTAGGCGACGCTTAGGCGATGCCTAAAGCATGATACATACATAATAAAGACTATGATGCAAAGCGCCCAGGGTAGGAACAATAGGCACACATGTTATTTGAAATATGATCAATTTCCTCTCAAGGACAAATTACAACTATTGATAACTCACAACAATGGCAgagattttgaaaataaaaatgctTCTTTAACATCTTGATAGAAGTTTCgatgcatcatgcatgaagGAATAAATATGTTTAAACAAATACTTCTGCTTTAAAAAAGTAGAAAGAAATTCAATTGACCACATTATTAAAATGGTAGAAATCTCTGAGATAATATGAAAATCCAGCTTGAACGACACATCTTTTCATAAAAACTGCTATATAAGATTAACTGTTTTTGTAAGTAACACAGTCTAATCAATGGCTTGGTCTAGACCAAGAATTACCCAAGGATAACCTAGCCCAGCCAAAGCCCAACTCAACCCAAGCTCAGGCCAAATCCGATCTTTCAATGGTGTGACCTAAATAACTTGCCAATCCGAAGATCGATGACTATTAGTTACTAGTGGCACAACAGTTTATCTCCTCTTGTTTTCTACTTGGAAGAAGTGATAAGTCATCTGAAAAGAAGTTACCTCAGTTTGTGATGACAAAAAATCTGGAGATATTTCCTCAGCTATTTCAGTGGACTGAAGTTCAGTGTGCTTGCTAATAGCCTTTTGGCTCAATTGTGTGCTATCCTTAACAGTCTCTTTGCACTTTTGAGCCAatatcttgttcttctttgttaaCATAGCAATCTGCAACCGTCAGGAAGAGTGGAAACAGCAGATTAGCACAACTATGATATGAGATTTGAATGATTACTCAAGATAGTTTCAAACACATACTACTGTATCTCATGATTCATTCTAGATCACAAATCCCGTTTCAAATAGATATGACTAACAAAAGGCATTGGCAGATGGATATGCATATATCATAGAAAACTATGGTATAGAAGTTCCTTGCAGTAAATGACAgataggcaaaaaaaaaaaaaaaaaaaaaaaaaaaaaacagtttgaTTTAACCACTTTAGGAACATCTGGTTGCTTATGAAGTTTTCTAGAACATAAATCCCCACTGAATTTACCATAGTGAACAGAAATCATAAACTGGGAAACTAGTGCTGAAAAAGAACCAAGACATTTATCAATATCTTAATACACATAGAAAACACAGTACACAATAATTTCATGTCGATACATAGCTAGCTTTATTTATCACAACTCTTCAGCACAAAGCTTATGAACTGATTAAATTGATTATCTAGGGTACACATGTGGTTGATCCTTCAATATGCAGAAGCACACATATGTCACCCACTGTCCAAGTCATCATCTACCAATTCATCTTTAACCAACCAGTTTAGACATCTGATTACAAGAAAATTGAATATTCGAAATAATATATACAATTATGTCAGTGCAAATATGGCATACTGAATTTAGTCCCCATCTGGTTGCTGCCTCCACCAGAGATTAACCTCTAAATTTGAAATCCACATGACAAGCCCATTTAGTGTCCAGCACACCAAAGTGAAAAGCTCCAATGCAAGAATTCTTCGGAATCATGCATGTATAGTATGGATTCTAAACTACGTTCAAAcaatatatatgtgcatatacagAAACAAGAACAAAATATATAATAGTAAACTTTTCTGGAAAGTAGAAGTGTGCCCACCTGAAGATGAAGTCGTTCTCTTTCCAATGCCAGTTTTGTGACCAAGTCAGTTATAATTTTAGTTCTAATTCCAATGTCCTTGGCAGTAGACATCTTCACATGGTTGGCTTCACGTAATGAATTTTCTAGACATTCTACTCGACCTCTCAGAAAGGATAGCTCTTCACTTAGTTCTAAATTTGTGTCTGTTAACAATGTACACTTTGATTCAGCATTACCAGCTCTAGTTTCAGCTTTTGAAACCTTGCCCTTCAGATCGTCAATCATATGTTCCATGTCAGACATCGTAGATTTCAGCATACTCTGCTGTTCAACAATGGCATCAACTGATGCCTTTGCATGCTCTAATTGGGTATTCGACTCCTTAAATTTCTTCTCCAAAAGGCTAACCTTATCTGATTTTTGACTTTTAAGAGCAGTTAGCTCCCCATCAAGTTCTATATTAGCTTGAGTTAGCTGCATACACCTTATTTCAGCATTCTGCGCTCTACTTTCTGCTCGCGAGATATCATCTTTGAGATTCTTAATTATATTTTCCAATGTGCTTAGTTCAGAGTGCAGAGCATTCTGCTCTTCCTGACTTGCTTCTGTTGATGCCTTTGCCAATTGCAGTTGTGAATTGGATTCTCTCAACTGTTTTTCTAATTCCTGGACCTTATCCCGCAATGATGGTGATTCTCCTCCCACTTTGTCACTCTCTTCCTGCATATTCTCTCGGCTAACTTCCAGAAAAGACAGCTTTGTCAAACTTTGCTCTAATTTCACCTTAAGATCATCTTCCCTACATTTTAGTGAATTTAAATGGAACTGCATGGTGTTAAGCCTATTTATAAGTTCCTTTGAAGTTCCCAGGAGTAGCTCAGAAGCATTTTCTGCTGCAAACATTCTACTAGAAATTGTTTCAGCTGATTCCTCTAGGAAATATGTTTCCTGTTCATGATTATTAAGCTTCAGTTTGAGGTTTTCTATGACAGATCTTGAATCAGAGAGCTGTTTTTCAAGATCTAGCTCACTTGCTATGGATTGTTCCAACATATGCAAAACACTTCTACGCTGATCGTCGGTCTGCAGATCACTTTGGTATGAAAGATGGCCACTTTCACATCTAACACCTTCAATCGTCCCTGTACATGGACAGTTAGAGAAGGATAAAGTTGATGCATATAGAACATATGTGAAGCGAGCATTTACCTTCCTTATCGTGTGAAAACTCTATGGGTTTCTCAAACTTTGCAGACTCGTTTCTAATGTTAGCAATTAGCTCTCGCATCTGCTTCAAAGACACCATAGCAGCATCCAACTTAGCTTTAACCTTGCCTCCAGATTCTTCATAAACTTTATGCTCAATACTCTTAATATCAGTCTGAAGAGAACTAATCAAGTTATCTAACTCCTTGACTTCTGCATCAAGAATGCCATACAACATGTCCAACTCAAAAGCATTCTCAGCAGTCTCAGAAGAGACAGATTCATTATCAAATGTAATCGGCTCAAGATCAGTAGCTCGATGAGCTATTTCCATAACTAGCATCTCCAAATTTAGTAATTTTTCGGAGGCAAATGGAAGTTCAAGCTCTACTCTTGTTAGAATTTCTATATTGTTTCCTCCTGAATTCATTCTATCTTCATATGGTAGGGCACTTTCCTGGAAATGATTACCATCTTTATCATTCTCAACATCCATAATGCTTATCGTGCCTCCTGCACATTAGGAAACAGAAACAAAAAACAAGAGTCCGGCCTAAGATGGTAGTTCAAAATAGAATAAATGAAAAAACAACAGCAAACAATAAAAACCATAATACCAAGATGTCGTTTAATTCTGAACCTTCTGATAGATCAGAAAGTTAAATTGTTAATAGTGTCCCAATAGCAACCAAGACAGTGCAgtaatttcaaactaaaataacTGCACCTAAAAAACTTGAGCGTGCAGAAGGCTCAATTGATGCAGAGTATAATACTGAGTATTCCGCATTCACACATCTTCATCAGCCAAAAGGACAGCAATGATGAACATCTACCGCTTTGTAGCTATAGAATTATCTCCGGAATACCTGATCAAGTTGGAAAGCAAATGCTATATGCTACCTTAAACCAACTATATATTGCAGTTCCTCATTAAAATAACATGTGAGCTATCACTTGAACTTGAACCCCTAAAAATTTAGGAGTTTAGAAGACCACCGATGGACTAGAGAGAACGAAGTGCTCCGATATCAGGGCTAACAGCAAGGCAAATAAACGAGCAATCAGTTGAAGCAAGTCCAGCGCATCCAAACCAACTGAAGAAGGAATCGACGCCTCAAGTCCGGATGGATCCGATGTCAAGCTAGTCATCCATCCAGGTGGGATCAGGACGCCGacgggaggagggagagaggtgcgGGTGCGGTCCAAGGATTACCTGGATCTGGATCGAGGCGCGGAGGGCGGCGCGCCACGGGCGGTCGGGCGGAGGTCTGCAGTAGACGGGTGACAGATTGACAGAGGAGTGGGGCTGCAGTTGCCTGTTCGGCGTCGGTTTATGCAGTGGCAAGGAGGGTAATCTCTTGGAATTCAAGTGGCAAGGCCAGTTGTCGAACCAGCAAAAGCGCGATAAGCATGTTCGCGAAGTCGCAAGGTGCAAACGCAATAATTAGGGTAGAAACGGACAGAAATAATTATCTAACACTATCTAAATTTTATCATAATTATAagataaaatatgatatataatATATGATAAGTAGTATCCGTCTAAGGAGATATCCTGACGGATTAATTTAACCTTTCTCATACAATACGTCTAAAGAATCAACCCCACCAAACTCAAAAAATAGCTATCACATACCAACTCAAACTAACCTATCAAGTTTTTCCACCTAACCCTAATAATTGAAATGGGTACTAACCTATTCCCCATCCTAAATCATTAAATGCACCCATTTTTCCTAAATCCTAGTCTTCATCTTCCACATCATCCTCGTCTTCTTGGAGCGGAGGCATCCTCCACTTGGCCCTTGTCAAGGGTTGGAGTGATGTGCCGCTGTGGAAGGTTGACGCGTGGTGGCATCATAGGCATGGCACTTCGGGTGACCGTCGCTACCGGCACAATAACAGCGGAGGAAGAATTGGGTGTCTTGCCTATGGATGGGGGCAAGGAGGTCGTCGAGGTGGGGGAAAGGCCACGAGGAGTCGTGCTTGGCATTCTCCATTTTGTACTTCTTCTTGAGGGCGTTGATGCAGTTCTTGCATTGGACATCAGACTTGGGCACCTTGGAGTAGTCATCGTAGGAGGAGATGACCTCGATGACCTCCTACCACTATGGGCGGCAAAGGTGTCGATTAATGTGGAGGTGGCGTCATCACTCCACACATCCTCTTGGTTGTCACCgtcactgtcggagggtgaggGTTTACAGAGGGGGACAACAACGACATGGCTAGGTGAAGAAATGACGAGGATGATGGGGTCAATAATGGGGGGGTAGGAAGAGTGAGCACATCTGGGAGGGTGAggctgcatcatcatcatccatggtCGGATATCTACTTGTCGATGGTGATGAAGAAGGGAGAGGGCTTAGGGAATACGCCCAATTTTCGAGTGTTGACCTCGTTGATGAAGTCATCAGCGGTAGGGTGATGAAGGGGTGACAGTGGTGGCATAGAGACGGCGGGAGTGGCGACATGTAGTCGGGGCAATGGCCATCGGCAGCGGCTCGAGGTCCTTGAGGGTGACGGGGTGGAGTCGATGACGAAAGGACAAGGTCCAGGGGTGCGTAGCTCGGGTGGTGGTTGCATGAGGTGACAATGGTAGGAGTGGGACATGGAGGAGGGGCCCGACCCCTGGTCTTCGTGCATTCTAACCCACGAGTTTCCACAAATTTCATGTGCTAATATCTAACCCTAACCCGAACCAACCTAACCTGATAATAAAGCCACCCAACCCAACCTGGTTTTCAGTTGAACTCGCTTCAACCCAACCCAAAGGAACCCGAATAAAGACCCAAACCATTAAACCCAAATAAACTCGACGCATTAACAAGCTTATGTCTAGAGATGACAATTGTACATGTGAAAGTACATTTAGGCTCCCTAtatgggttttggataattgatgataaacgattaagggactaatgaatTTATTGAGTTTATGAACAGGATTTAATCCCAATGTAGAAGTTAAACgacgttggcgtccctcaaaaagaaaacagaagtggcgtatagttactcaataggttttaattgattttatttttttgaaattgagtttaggtatgctgtactatcaagagagatgcatGTAGATGGTCTTGAtggtgtcttagtgctcaaagt
This genomic interval carries:
- the LOC133884608 gene encoding WPP domain-interacting tail-anchored protein 1-like isoform X1; amino-acid sequence: MDVENDKDGNHFQESALPYEDRMNSGGNNIEILTRVELELPFASEKLLNLEMLVMEIAHRATDLEPITFDNESVSSETAENAFELDMLYGILDAEVKELDNLISSLQTDIKSIEHKVYEESGGKVKAKLDAAMVSLKQMRELIANIRNESAKFEKPIEFSHDKEGTIEGVRCESGHLSYQSDLQTDDQRRSVLHMLEQSIASELDLEKQLSDSRSVIENLKLKLNNHEQETYFLEESAETISSRMFAAENASELLLGTSKELINRLNTMQFHLNSLKCREDDLKVKLEQSLTKLSFLEVSRENMQEESDKVGGESPSLRDKVQELEKQLRESNSQLQLAKASTEASQEEQNALHSELSTLENIIKNLKDDISRAESRAQNAEIRCMQLTQANIELDGELTALKSQKSDKVSLLEKKFKESNTQLEHAKASVDAIVEQQSMLKSTMSDMEHMIDDLKGKVSKAETRAGNAESKCTLLTDTNLELSEELSFLRGRVECLENSLREANHVKMSTAKDIGIRTKIITDLVTKLALERERLHLQIAMLTKKNKILAQKCKETVKDSTQLSQKAISKHTELQSTEIAEEISPDFLSSQTEAEKQADQLNNDEGKTHIPAEDDSTSEDSLETVRAIEPRLLNQKSIAVAFIVFLLAAILVYVLLEGGSTA
- the LOC133884608 gene encoding WPP domain-interacting tail-anchored protein 1-like isoform X2; the encoded protein is MDVENDKDGNHFQESALPYEDRMNSGGNNIEILTRVELELPFASEKLLNLEMLVMEIAHRATDLEPITFDNESVSSETAENAFELDMLYGILDAEVKELDNLISSLQTDIKSIEHKVYEESGGKVKAKLDAAMVSLKQMRELIANIRNESAKFEKPIEFSHDKEGVRCESGHLSYQSDLQTDDQRRSVLHMLEQSIASELDLEKQLSDSRSVIENLKLKLNNHEQETYFLEESAETISSRMFAAENASELLLGTSKELINRLNTMQFHLNSLKCREDDLKVKLEQSLTKLSFLEVSRENMQEESDKVGGESPSLRDKVQELEKQLRESNSQLQLAKASTEASQEEQNALHSELSTLENIIKNLKDDISRAESRAQNAEIRCMQLTQANIELDGELTALKSQKSDKVSLLEKKFKESNTQLEHAKASVDAIVEQQSMLKSTMSDMEHMIDDLKGKVSKAETRAGNAESKCTLLTDTNLELSEELSFLRGRVECLENSLREANHVKMSTAKDIGIRTKIITDLVTKLALERERLHLQIAMLTKKNKILAQKCKETVKDSTQLSQKAISKHTELQSTEIAEEISPDFLSSQTEAEKQADQLNNDEGKTHIPAEDDSTSEDSLETVRAIEPRLLNQKSIAVAFIVFLLAAILVYVLLEGGSTA